From Luteococcus japonicus, one genomic window encodes:
- a CDS encoding energy-coupling factor transporter transmembrane component T family protein, with translation MSRPRTLLERLNPATLLLLAVILSVPLVVTLDWVSASVALALEVVALVACRVSLRRILRRLAPLLLIAPLGAISMLLYGQTSGRIWWHWGPVVVSDGSISLAVALFIRIFALALPAVMLFADIDATRMADGLAQVVRLPARFVLGSLAGFRMLALFTSDWRVLGQARRARGLGDDGRLRRWALMSFSLLVLALRRGGRLATAMEAKGFGAPVERTWARPSRVGAADALAVLVCLAIAAASLAAAAHFGTLMTVLS, from the coding sequence ATGAGCCGTCCCCGAACCCTGCTGGAGCGGCTCAATCCCGCGACGCTGCTGTTGCTCGCGGTCATCCTCTCCGTGCCCTTGGTGGTGACCCTGGACTGGGTGAGCGCCAGCGTGGCACTGGCTCTGGAGGTGGTGGCGCTGGTGGCCTGCCGGGTTTCCCTGCGGCGGATCCTGCGCAGGCTGGCCCCGCTGTTGCTGATCGCCCCGCTGGGGGCGATCAGCATGCTGCTCTACGGCCAGACGTCCGGCCGCATCTGGTGGCACTGGGGGCCAGTGGTGGTCAGCGACGGTTCGATCAGCCTGGCCGTGGCCCTGTTCATCCGCATCTTCGCGCTGGCTCTGCCGGCCGTGATGCTCTTCGCGGACATCGACGCCACCCGGATGGCCGACGGCCTGGCCCAGGTGGTGCGGCTTCCGGCCCGGTTCGTGCTGGGCTCCCTGGCGGGCTTCCGGATGCTGGCCCTGTTCACCTCGGACTGGCGGGTGCTCGGGCAGGCACGGCGGGCCCGCGGGCTGGGCGACGACGGGCGGCTGCGGCGCTGGGCACTGATGAGCTTTTCCCTGCTGGTCCTGGCCCTGCGACGAGGCGGGCGGCTGGCCACCGCCATGGAGGCCAAGGGTTTCGGGGCACCGGTCGAACGCACCTGGGCCCGGCCCTCGCGCGTGGGTGCCGCCGATGCCCTGGCGGTGTTGGTCTGCCTGGCCATCGCGGCGGCATCCCTTGCCGCGGCAGCACACTTCGGGACCCTGATGACAGTCCTGTCATGA